One Cellulomonas sp. WB94 genomic window, GCCTCGTGCTCGTCGACGAGGTCGGCCACGGGGACTCCCGCGGCGCGCGAGTCACCGTCGGGGCCGGTCACCTGCTCCGGGCTGACGCGCGGGACGCCGAGCGTCGGTGTCGCGATCGTGCCGAACGAGCGCAGCAGCTCCCCGGCGCGGATCCGGGCGTCCTCGACCGACATCCCGCGGGCGCGGTAGACGAGCTCGAGCTCGTTGGCCTCGACGTCCAGGTGGGGGACGGCGGCGTGCGTCTGCTGGCCGGGGGCCGACGCCTCGAGCAGCTCACGCTGCGAGCGCACGGAGACGTACTCGCCCGCGCCCATCGACAGCGCGCCCGCGAGCAGGCCGGCGACCCCGGTGAGCAGGACGACGCTGTTCGACGCCCCGCTCGCCCCGATGCCGAGCACGAGCGCGAGGTTGCTGACGAGACCGTCGTTGGCGCCGAACACCGCCGCCCGGAACTGCCCCGACATGCGGTTGCGGCCACGCGCTGCCAGGCCCCGCACGACCTCCTCGTGGATGCGCTCGTCGGCGGCCATCGTCGCGGTCGCGTCGGAGTCGGTCTCGTAGGACGACCGCGCCTCGGCGCGCTGAGCGAGCGCGAGCACGAAGACGGACCCGAACCGGCGGGCCATCCAGGCCAGCGCGACGGTGCGGAAGTCACCGCGCAGCGGTCGCCCGACGTCGTCCCCGAGCAGGTCGAGCCAGTGCTGCTCGTGCCGCCCCTCGGACTCGGCGAGCGCCAGGAGGATCTCGCGCTCCTCGCCCGTCCGCCGCGACGCCAGGTCGCGGTAGACGGCGGCCTCGGCACGCTCGTCCGCGAGGTACTGCCGCCAGCGACGGTGGTCGCGACGGTTCGGGACGCGCCGTGCGGGGTCGGCGGCGGGGTCGATGGCGGTCTGCACGGGGGTGATTCTCGCATCCTGACCGCCGGGGGCTCCCTCGCGCGTCGGCGACACGGACCCGACGAGGGACATATGGCCCGTGTGAACGTCGCGGCGAGATCTAGAGTTGGTCACGCGTCCAACGCGTCGCACCCGGTCCAGCGAAGGCGCTGGTTCGACAGCCTCCCCGTCGTGCGGGAGCCCTGCTGTGTGGGAGAGGTGGCCATGCTTGCCGAGACCGACATCGCGCCCGACGTCGCTCGCGTCGCGCTCGTGCGTCGATGGGCACGTGAACGCCTCACGGCAGCCGGTCTC contains:
- a CDS encoding VIT1/CCC1 transporter family protein, which codes for MDPAADPARRVPNRRDHRRWRQYLADERAEAAVYRDLASRRTGEEREILLALAESEGRHEQHWLDLLGDDVGRPLRGDFRTVALAWMARRFGSVFVLALAQRAEARSSYETDSDATATMAADERIHEEVVRGLAARGRNRMSGQFRAAVFGANDGLVSNLALVLGIGASGASNSVVLLTGVAGLLAGALSMGAGEYVSVRSQRELLEASAPGQQTHAAVPHLDVEANELELVYRARGMSVEDARIRAGELLRSFGTIATPTLGVPRVSPEQVTGPDGDSRAAGVPVADLVDEHEAVGTAWGAAGASFCFFASGAIIPVLPYLFGLGGLRAVLVATFLVGLALLCTGAAVGVLSGGPPVRRALRQLAIGFGAAATTYVLGLLFGANV